A single window of Maylandia zebra isolate NMK-2024a linkage group LG2, Mzebra_GT3a, whole genome shotgun sequence DNA harbors:
- the lingo2 gene encoding leucine-rich repeat and immunoglobulin-like domain-containing nogo receptor-interacting protein 2: MVEFMSKVMPHTVISCWQPFLGLALVAVFVGSTLGCPSRCECSAQSKAVVCHRKRMPTIPDGIPTETRILDLSKNKLTMINPDDFFAFPGLEELDLSGNIISYVEPGAFNGLFNMHSLSLKSNRIKLIPLGVFTGLANLTRLDISDNKIVILLDYMFQDLHNLRFLEVGDNDLVYISHRAFSGLLSLETLTLERCNLTVVPTEALSHLHNLVSLHLRYLSISTLHPYSFKKLFRLRHLEIDNWPSLDHVPANTLHGLNLTTLFITNTNLSTFPYLALKHLPYLTHLNLSYNRIRHIEAGMLMELVRLRELHIVGAQLTTIEQYAFQGLRGLRVLNISHNRLDTLEKGVFQSPEALAVLLIDNNPLVCDCRLMWILQKRHSIFFGDSQPECSTPEGIRGRPFKEFKETLLSYYVTCTKPKIRENKTQTVTVDEGQQAMLRCSADGTPRPIVSWLSPHRRVLTNSHSRVTIHKNGTLEIKAAEVQDSGEYLCLASNTAGNDTLKTSLAVKSLGSLYANRTQYYTDPSNATANGTTGVTLGFDLKTILVSTAMGCFTFLGVVLFCFLLLFVWSRGKGKHKNNIDVEHVPRSKSNGTNVDSAEGQAGPRRFNMKMM, encoded by the coding sequence ATGGTCGAGTTTATGAGCAAAGTCATGCCGCACACGGTCATCTCATGCTGGCAGCCTTTCCTGGGATTGGCCCTTGTGGCTGTTTTTGTGGGTTCTACCCTGGGATGTCCCTCGCGATGCGAGTGTTCAGCACAAAGCAAGGCAGTTGTCTGTCACCGTAAGCGCATGCCCACCATCCCAGATGGCATCCCAACTGAAACAAGAATCCTGGACTTAAGTAAGAACAAGCTGACAATGATCAACCCCGATGACTTTTTTGCCTTCCCTGGGCTTGAGGAACTTGACCTCAGTGGAAATATTATCAGCTATGTTGAGCCTGGAGCATTCAATGGGTTGTTTAACATGCACTCGCTCAGCCTCAAAAGCAATCGAATCAAGCTTATTCCTCTGGGTGTCTTCACAGGCTTAGCCAATCTTACCCGACTGGATATAAGTGACAACAAGATTGTCATTCTCCTGGATTATATGTTCCAGGACTTGCACAATCTTAGGTTTTTGGAAGTGGGTGACAATGACCTGGTTTACATCTCTCACCGTGCATTCAGTGGACTTTTAAGCCTGGAGACACTAACCTTAGAAAGGTGCAACCTAACAGTTGTACCCACTGAGGCTCTTTCTCATCTGCACAACCTGGTCAGCCTGCATCTACGATACCTCAGCATTAGCACTTTACATCCATACTCATTCAAAAAGCTATTCCGATTGCGGCACTTAGAAATTGATAACTGGCCTTCACTAGACCATGTGCCAGCTAATACCCTGCATGGCCTCAACTTGACAACACTGTTTATAACCAACACCAACTTGTCCACCTTCCCTTACCTAGCCCTGAAGCATCTTCCCTATCTGACACATCTCAATctgtcctacaaccgcatcagGCACATTGAAGCGGGCATGCTGATGGAACTGGTTCGGCTGCGAGAGCTGCATATTGTTGGAGCTCAGCTGACCACCATTGAACAGTATGCATTCCAAGGTCTGCGGGGTCTCAGAGTTCTCAATATCTCACACAATCGACTGGATACATTGGAAAAGGGCgtttttcagtctcctgaggcTCTGGCGGTTCTTCTCATTGACAACAACCCCTTAGTGTGTGATTGCCGCCTCATGTGGATCCTGCAGAAGAGGCATTCCATCTTCTTTGGGGATTCACAGCCAGAATGCAGCACACCTGAGGGCATTCGTGGACGCCCTTTTAAGGAGTTTAAGGAGACTCTCCTGTCTTATTATGTTACATGTACCAAACCGAAAATTcgtgaaaataaaacacaaacagttaCTGTAGATGAGGGTCAGCAGGCTATGTTGCGTTGCAGTGCTGATGGGACACCAAGGCCAATTGTGTCTTGGTTGTCCCCACATCGCCGAGTGCTAACAAACAGCCATAGTAGAGTAACCATCCATAAAAATGGTACACTAGAAATCAAGGCAGCAGAAGTCCAAGACAGTGGAGAGTACCTTTGCCTTGCCTCCAACACTGCTGGAAATGACACCTTGAAGACATCATTGGCGGTGAAAAGTTTAGGATCACTGTATGCCAACAGGACCCAGTACTACACAGATCCCAGCAATGCCACTGCCAATGGAACGACTGGTGTGACCCTCGGTTTTGACCTTAAGACTATTTTAGTGTCAACAGCTATGGGTTGTTTCACATTCCTGGGAGTggtcttgttttgtttcctgcttctttttgtttggagcaggggaaaaggaaaacacaaaaacaatataGATGTTGAACATGTGCCACGATCAAAGTCTAACGGCACTAATGTTGACTCAGCAGAGGGACAAGCCGGTCCTCGTCGTTTTAACATGAAAATGATGTGA